ACTCATCTCCCACTTAGCACAAGTTGGAGGCGTAAATGGTGGCAAACATCCTGCCTGCTCGTAGTATTTTCGTGAGTCTAAATACAATACTTTGGAGTTATTTTTCTCGCAGTGGAGGGTATAGTTAAAGGGGTAGCTAATATTATGATTTCCACAGTTAGATGGATCACTGTTTAGTTTGATTGCCACATGAAGAAGGGGCACAGAGAGCGGTATCCTCGCAGCTGCAGGTTTGGAGGGCTAGCAGAGGGAGCAGTAAGGCAAGGTAGAAAGCAAAGAGGAGCCTAGACATGGGTGGAGAAAGAGTGTGTAGTCCATAAACAATCCATCAAGTCTTTAAAGACAACAGTTAGAGCTGTAATATAAACCACAAATCCATCAACTCTCTACACCACCAGCGTCAACATATATGTCCAAGCTCTGCTTCCTTCCTCTTTCCCTTCGAAAGTGGAAAGAAAGTGAGGGTTCAATAATCCTTACTGACACGGAACTACTACTACATTGAACGCAAGAGAGGTCAATTCTGAATGCTTAATCTAGGCAAGTAAAACGAAGGTATCAGAGTTACCCTTGAGCACTTTTAGTTGATCAACCTGTCATAGAAAGAAGGTATCAGAGTTACCCTTGCTGCTCCCATCTGAGTTTACTATTGTTTCTGCAATAACTAGACACTGTTAGGTCGAAACTCTATCACCATAGGAGGCAATGATGAAAGGTTCATCAAAAAAGGCTATATGCCTGTTCTATTTCATGTTCATTGCAGAACTTGGAGCAAGCCTTAATTGCGCAGGATCTTGTGGGAACCGTGGCCTTCACATCCGATTTCCATTCTGGATAAAGGATAGGCAGCCAGAACAGTGTGGCTATCCTGGTTTTGATCTGTCTTGCAATGATAAGGGCGATATAGTGCTCGAGCTGCAAGATGCAGTGAAGCTCTACATAGATAAGATTGACTacaaaaatcaagttatttatGCAAGTGATCCCCAAGGTTGCCTTCTAAGCCAACACTCAAACTTCTATTCGTCCGGGTTTCACATACAGTTTAAGATGTCCAAGGTCAATTTTACCATCTTCAATTGCTCTTTAAATAACGCAATATCTCGGCCTAGGATCGCTTGTCTCAGCACTCTCCACTATGACGTTCTTGCCGTTGATTCAGAGCAATCTATTGATGACAATGAGCTATTATCTTGTACCAAGATGTACGACCTACCTGTTCAACGTGATATCCGCCTGTCTTGGTCCAATCCCAAATGCGGATATTGTGAAGAAACTGGAAAACTATGTAGATTGAGGATAAATAGCAGCTCTGAGCTTGAAACTGAATGCTATGGCTTGCCCAGACAAAAAAAAGGTATCTTTAGATTCAAGTCTTCTTTTTCACTGTTCTGTGTTTATGGCACCTTGATTTTCTAggatttcttgctttattaagTTCTTGTTTCTACAAATTCATGTTATTATAGTGACTTCAGAAACTTCCTGAAAATGAGAACCTAACAAGTAACATCTTCTACAGGTGCACGGAAAAGGAATCTGACTATAGGTTAGTTGTTCTCAAATTTACTCCAACTCTTTGCTTCCAAAAAACAAGATCAGTTACTTAACACAAAAGGCTTATTTATATATGCAGGTGTAACCACAGGATCCATCCTTTTCGGGGTTTCGGTGATTGCAGTCTACCAAATCTATAGCTTCAGAAAATCAGAAGAAGAATATCAGGGCAAGGTTGAAAGGTTTCTGGATGATTACAGAGCTATGAACCCCACAAGATACTCCCATGCTGATCTCAAAAAGATGACAAATCAATTCAGGGATGAATTGGGGCAAGGAGCTTATGGAACTGTGTTCAAAGGAAAGCTAACCAGTGAGATTCCGGTGGCTGTTAAGGTTCTAAGCAATTCATCAGAAAAAGGAGAGGAATTCGTCAACGAGATGGGAACAATGGCTAGGATTCACCATGTCAATGTAGTCCGCTTGATTGGCTTCTGTGCTGATGGATTCAGACGAGCTCTCGTTTACGAGTACTTGCCAAACGATTCGCTGCAGAAGTTCATATCTTCAGCAAACGCCAAGAATGTTTTCCTTGGCTGGGAAAGGCTGCATCATATTGCCCTCGGAGTAGCCAAAGGGATTGAATATCTTCACCAGGGTTGTGACCAAACAATCCTCCACTTTGATATCAAACCGCATAATATCCTGCTGGACAATGACTTCAATCCCAAGATTGCAGATTTCGGTCTGGCTAAGTTGTGTTCCAAGTATAAAAGTGTTATTTCCATGACAAGAGTTAGGGGAACCGTCGGCTACATAGCACCTGAAGTGTTCTCAAGAAACTTTGGGAATGTCTCCTACAAGTCAGACGTGTACAGTTTCGGAATGTTGGTGTTGGAAATGGTTGGTGGAAGGAAAAATGTTGATGATACAGCAGAAAATGGTCATCAAGTATACTTCCCAGAATGGATTTATAATCTCttagaagaaggagaagaccTGCGGTTCCAAATCGAGGAAGAAGGGGATGCTAAAATTGCGAAGAAGCTAGCCATTGTGGGACTGTGGTGCATCCAGTGGAACCCAGTGGACCGTCCTTCCATGAAAACTGTTGTCCAGATGCTGGAAGGTGAAGGAGACAGGTTAAGTACACCTCCTAATCCTCTTAGCTCCACAGCTCCGAAGAGAACGAATACAGGTATGCTAAGGAGGCATCTTCATCAAGAGCTGGCAGCCATCTCAGAAACAGAGTAATCATATATTTTGAGGTCATCATTGCTTTCAAGGCTGTGATCTATGAGCTGCTGCCTACAGTGGATTCCGAGTAATTCGCGGCTTATTacacaaataaaagattaacatgtatttgattgaaaatatgGGGATGAAACTGTATTTGCTTGCAAGATTAGTTCTTAAATTGTATTTCTCAAACTTTATGATGATCCTATTTTAGGACTCTTAGTTGGTGTCCGGGTTTGTGTTGCCACGTTtctgataaattttaatttttttttgttttaaattaattatttttttacatcattttgatatattgatattaaaaataattttttaaaaataaaaatattattttaaaatattttttaaataaaaaaatatttttaaaaacaagttttgagaTTCCAAAACACGTCTTTTGATGTAGTTTCAGGTACTTCTTCCTTAGTATccattactattatttattcAGTTGATGCTACAAAACTAATACTTTATGGTCAAATAGCTAAAAACTCAAGTAGCATTAGTGCCCTTTCTCTTCTCAAGAGGTCTCCttgtgctaaaaaaaattaaagaaaaattgataGGAAATACTAACAAACTGGGAAATAGAAAGGATCGAgtaaagatatatttaaaatgttagGGACTCAATTGCTAAACTTAGTACTACTTTAGAGGTTAATGTGAGTTCCCTCTATAACTAAAATCTTGTAACCCAGAAAACGGGATTCCCACgtcttgttatttttcatctAACAAAAAAACTGAAGAAACAGGAGTTCTTCTTAAGAAATATTCCGTATAACATGGAAAATTAAAGCTTCCATGATAAATTGGTGGCTCCTCCTCGCTTCAAACTCCAAGAACCTCAGCTTACACTTATCATTGGTGACCATTCCAGACGATGAATTCGCCTATgacatagattaaaaaaaaatgaagctatAATTCAAGACAGCTTATAATTAATCGTCACTAATGAATgatcaagaagaaaaggaaaaacttgtAATCATTAATTCCAACACTTGATGaatcttgaatttgattaagcgataaaaagctttttagtgaaaacctaaaatcaacaacaaaccaaaaaaagtcaaatataATCATgatggaaatataaaaaaaatcatctggCCATTGATCATGTTCTCGGAACCCTTCAACTGAACCAACCTCTCCCCAAACTAAATACCCAATTTCCACAATCTATTCCCATAAGCCTGGATGTGATTGGCAGTCGCCTTGTAACCTTCAATTTCCACAACCAATGATGTCTCCTTTGTTTCTGCCTGTTTCATACCTCCTCTCCTCTTTCTCACATCGATTTGTTTTAGAATAGAAGGAGAAGAACTGGCGATCGCCAAGAGCACCATCTTCACCCTCCTTTTCTTCTACCTTCCCTGTGATTCTTCTCTTGCTTCTTCGTCTGGAGAGTGagtgtgtaaaaataaattatataatttgtttatttattagtgtttataatttttagtttatttgattatataattttttttaaaaaaagtaaagaaaaaggatactaaaatcaaacatgaaAGGTGTCTCTGTGATCTTCATGCTCCTTCTGCTTATCTTTGCTGTGACTGCTGGTAATTCTTCAATCCCAATTTCTTTGTTGACCAGTTTCTTGCAACGTAGGAATGATCGTTTCAGGAatatggaatatatatatatatatacatatatattgttgtttccttaattagctatttattatggattaatCTAACTTTGTTTTGAATTACATTGTGTCCGCAGGAAACAAGCACACGAAGCAgttaaatataatatgatataacaGCGTATTTAGAATATATTCCTGCACACGCTAGTCTGTCTTATTGGCAGATATATGTATATGATCTGATACGATCCTTCTTCCCTTTCCTATCATGATCTGATACGATCCTTCTTCCCTTTTCTGTCATGATTCTTATTCCTTTTATGAGTTGATTCCAGCATTATTCTTAGGAGACATATCAGGGATGTAGCTAGAAATCTTCTTGTAATCAATGCAcgttgtgtatatatatgtgatGGAATGTAATACAGAGGTAATACAATATAATACAATCTTTCTTGTTATTCTTTCCGtgtcttcttttcttcatgATATCAGAGCTGGTTTATATCAACCAGTCTCATATAACAATTGTTTAGATGGCTTCTCGtggattggagaatattgaagGTTCTATTGCTCCCTCGTCATTCAACCAACACTTGTATTCTGATTTGAATATTCCTGATATGAATTCAAATCAACG
This Populus alba chromosome 7, ASM523922v2, whole genome shotgun sequence DNA region includes the following protein-coding sequences:
- the LOC118032082 gene encoding rust resistance kinase Lr10; amino-acid sequence: MMKGSSKKAICLFYFMFIAELGASLNCAGSCGNRGLHIRFPFWIKDRQPEQCGYPGFDLSCNDKGDIVLELQDAVKLYIDKIDYKNQVIYASDPQGCLLSQHSNFYSSGFHIQFKMSKVNFTIFNCSLNNAISRPRIACLSTLHYDVLAVDSEQSIDDNELLSCTKMYDLPVQRDIRLSWSNPKCGYCEETGKLCRLRINSSSELETECYGLPRQKKGARKRNLTIGVTTGSILFGVSVIAVYQIYSFRKSEEEYQGKVERFLDDYRAMNPTRYSHADLKKMTNQFRDELGQGAYGTVFKGKLTSEIPVAVKVLSNSSEKGEEFVNEMGTMARIHHVNVVRLIGFCADGFRRALVYEYLPNDSLQKFISSANAKNVFLGWERLHHIALGVAKGIEYLHQGCDQTILHFDIKPHNILLDNDFNPKIADFGLAKLCSKYKSVISMTRVRGTVGYIAPEVFSRNFGNVSYKSDVYSFGMLVLEMVGGRKNVDDTAENGHQVYFPEWIYNLLEEGEDLRFQIEEEGDAKIAKKLAIVGLWCIQWNPVDRPSMKTVVQMLEGEGDRLSTPPNPLSSTAPKRTNTGMLRRHLHQELAAISETE